A single region of the Candidatus Methanomethylicota archaeon genome encodes:
- a CDS encoding glycosyltransferase — MKPIIHITWEYPPFIVGALSNFLYKIVTEIAKIYPIVVVTRGDQDGEFLSNGVKIYKIGPYSRTSPHILAFAYFLNIDLTRGASNVIHNYGGASLIHSHDWISSISAFYISKYFKCPLIISIYSTEIKRAGSLSTLLNMSIFDIEKACMERANALIVKDNEMKFHIINNYGINENKIFIAKNYKEILNVYRGFIK, encoded by the coding sequence TTGAAACCTATTATTCATATTACTTGGGAATATCCTCCTTTTATTGTTGGCGCTTTATCTAATTTTCTTTATAAAATAGTTACTGAAATTGCAAAAATTTATCCAATAGTTGTAGTTACTAGAGGAGATCAAGATGGTGAATTTTTATCAAATGGAGTAAAAATTTATAAAATTGGTCCTTATAGTAGAACTTCTCCTCATATTCTTGCTTTTGCTTATTTTTTAAATATTGATCTTACAAGAGGAGCTTCTAATGTAATTCATAATTATGGTGGAGCTTCTTTAATTCATTCTCATGATTGGATATCTTCAATTTCAGCATTTTATATATCAAAATATTTTAAATGTCCTTTAATAATATCCATTTATTCTACTGAAATAAAAAGAGCAGGATCATTGAGTACTTTACTTAATATGAGTATATTTGATATAGAGAAGGCTTGTATGGAAAGAGCAAATGCTTTAATTGTAAAAGATAATGAAATGAAATTTCATATTATAAATAATTATGGAATAAATGAAAATAAAATTTTCATTGCCAAAAATTATAAAGAAATATTAAATGTATATAGAGGTTTTATTAAATGA